In a single window of the Thamnophis elegans isolate rThaEle1 chromosome 8, rThaEle1.pri, whole genome shotgun sequence genome:
- the AZIN1 gene encoding LOW QUALITY PROTEIN: antizyme inhibitor 1 (The sequence of the model RefSeq protein was modified relative to this genomic sequence to represent the inferred CDS: inserted 1 base in 1 codon) — MKGFLEDANYSIGLLDEGMNITDVVDNYIYEHTLTGKNSFFIGDLGNLIKQHIHWQNVMAPIKPFYSLKCNSTPGVLEILSALGTGFACSNKTEMALVQDLGVSPENIIFTSPCKQASQXKYAAKIGVNILTCDNELELKKIARNHSNAKLLLHIATEDINGDEEMTMKFGTTLKNCRHLMECAKELNVQIVGVKFHVSNPCMESQAYKDAISDARCVFDMAEEFGFTLNMLNIGGGFTDHELDLEEINRVIIPLLGTYFPEESGVTVIAEPGCYYVSSAFTLAVNIFAKKAVQSGDPLLNKLEQTQNDEPVFIYYMNDGVYGSFGSKLSENLTTIPEVHKKYKEDEPLFASSLWGPSCDELDQIVESCVLPELNIGDWLLFDNMGSGSLGEQPAFNDFQRPPIYYVMSIHNWCEMQDAGFISDTLMKNFCFVPSCIQLSSEDGFSIAA, encoded by the exons ATGAAAGGATTTCTTGAGGATGCAAACTACTCCATTGGCTTACTGGATGAAGGAATGAACATTACAGATGTCGTTGACAACTACATTTATGAACATACCCTT ActggaaaaaatagtttttttattgGCGATCTGGGAAACCTGATCAAGCAACATATTCACTGGCAGAATGTGATGGCACCAATAAAGCCGTTTTACAGCCTAAAATGTAATTCCACCCCTGGTGTACTTGAGATACTATCAGCTCTTGGAACTGGGTTTGCATGCTCAAATAAA aCTGAAATGGCATTGGTTCAAGACTTGGGTGTTTCTCCTGAAAACATTATATTCACCAGTCCTTGCAAGCAAGCTTCTC ATAAATATGCAGCAAAAATTGGAGTAAACATCTTGACATGTGATAATGAATTAGAATTAAAGAAAATTGCTAGAAACCATTCAAATGCAAA GCTCTTACTTCATATTGCCACAGAAGACATAAATGGAGATGAAGAGATGACTATGAAGTTTGGCACTACCCTGAAGAATTGTCGTCATCTCATGGAATGTGCTAAGGAGCTGAATGTCCAAATAGTTGGTGTTAA gttTCATGTGTCAAACCCTTGCATGGAATCTCAAGCATACAAAGATGCTATTTCTGATGCTCGTTGTGTATTTGATATGGCT GAAGAATTTGGCTTTACCTTGAATATGTTGAACATTGGTGGTGGTTTCACTGATCATGAACTTGATCTGGAAGAG ATTAATCGTGTTATCATTCCGCTGCTTGGTACCTACTTTCCTGAAGAATCTGGTGTAACTGTGATTGCAGAGCCTGGATGTTATTATGTTTCTTCAGCATTTACTCTAGCAGTTAATATTTTTGCAAAGAAAGCTGTTCAATCTGGTGACCCTCTTCTCAATAAAT TGGAACAAACACAGAACGATGAACCAGTCTTCATTTATTACATGAATGATGGTGTTTATGGTTCTTTTGGAAGCAAGCTATCTGAGAACTTGACTACTATTCCAGAGGTTCACAAG AAATACAAGGAAGATGAGCCTCTGTTTGCAAGCAGTCTTTGGGGTCCATCCTGTGATGAGCTTGATCAAATTGTGGAAAGCTGTGTACTCCCTGAGCTGAATATTGGAGACTGGCTACTCTTTGACAATATGGGTTCTGGTTCTTTGGGTGAACAACCTGCTTTTAATGATTTCCAGAGGCCACCCATTTACTATGTAATGTCAATCCATAACTG GTGTGAGATGCAAGATGCAGGATTTATCTCTGACACACTGATGAAGAATTTTTGCTTTGTGCCTTCTTGCATTCAGCTGAGCTCTGAAGATGGCTTTTCTATTGCAGCTTAA